From a single Solanum dulcamara chromosome 4, daSolDulc1.2, whole genome shotgun sequence genomic region:
- the LOC129884705 gene encoding uncharacterized protein LOC129884705, with translation MKIRKHIPNSPSSSSSSSSSSSSSSLYTFSSLTDNSFASSIDSSSSTSTSSSLTTARCQGLDLLVKAIHQVTDGSVVGVPYIQKRVITRRRRRVLSFEPFFIAECFEKQDDGVKCKDGSLPKRQQRKRLKTVPTKYQDSAVIQSSKPKPKSRRLQRSAKICEELGS, from the coding sequence atgaaGATTCGTAAACACATACCAAATTCaccttcatcatcttcatcatcgtcatcatcttcttcttcgtcttcCTTATACACCTTTTCTTCCCTAACCGATAACTCCTTTGCTTCATCCATAGATTCATCTTCCTCAACTTCAACTTCTTCCTCTCTCACCACTGCCAGATGCCAGGGCCTTGATCTGCTCGTCAAAGCCATTCATCAGGTCACTGATGGTTCTGTTGTGGGTGTCCCTTACATTCAGAAAAGAGTTATcacgaggaggaggagaagagttTTGAGTTTTGAACCTTTTTTTATAGCAGAGTGTTTCGAGAAACAGGATGATGGGGTGAAGTGCAAAGATGGGTCGTTGCCTAAACGACAGCAAAGGAAGAGATTGAAGACTGTTCCGACTAAATATCAAGATTCTGCTGTGATTCAGTCATCGAAGCCGAAACCCAAAAGCCGGAGACTTCAGAGATCTGCTAAGATTTGTGAGGAATTGGGGTCGTGA